The genome window AGCCCGAAAACAGGATAAACACTGTGGTGGCTCTACCGAACCCTCCACCCAAAAAACTTTCAAAGATAGTTGTCATAGCCTCGGGAGACACTCTTCTCAAGGCCAGGGAGGCGGGCGTAGACCTGGTAATTGATAGGGACGAGCTACAGAAGATGGCTAACGAGAAGAAAACACTAAAGAAACTTGCTAAGAGATATGATTTCTTCCTAGCCCAGACAGATCTAATGGTACAAGTAGGACGTGTTCTTGGAAAGTATTTGGGTCCAAGGGGTAAGATGCCTCAACCCCTACCGCCCAATGCCCCTATAGCTCCCATAGTGGAAAGGTTGAGAAGATCGATAAGGATACGTATTAGGGAAGACCCCGTTGTTATGTGCAGGATAGGCACAGAAGATCAGCCTGTTGAGCAGCTTGCTGCAAATGCTAAGGCAGTTCTAGACGAGATTCTCAAGAAGTTCACTATCAATAATATTAAGAACATATACATTAAGCTAACAATGGGTAGTCCTGTCAAGGTTGAAAAGGCAGGTGTTGAGAAGTGAGCAGTCTAGCTGTTGTTTCCACTGGGAGAATGAATCCGGCGCGAATGCGTAAAGCCAAAGCTGTTGAAGAGCTGGTAGAATACCTGAAAAGGTATAAATACTTCATGGTTGCCGGGATTACCGGACTCCCCTCTTCCGTCGTAAAGGGTAGTCGAGATCTGCTAAGGCAAAAAGACTCTGTACTAAAAGTAGTGAAGAACACCCTCTTCCTGATTGCTTTAAGACAGGCTGGAAGATATTCCGATGAATTTAAACAGGCTTTAAGAGGACAAAACGCTGTAGTGTTCACCAACTCTAATCCTTTCGAAGTGCTAATCTTCCTGGACAAGCAGAAGATCATGAGGCCAGCACGCCCGGGTGACGTGGCAACAAGTGAAATAGTTGTTCCTGCTGGTAATACAGGAATACCTCCGGGTCCCGCTATAAGTCTGTTTAACAAACTTAACATCCCCATGCGAGTTCAGGAGGGAAGTATATGGATCGCCAAGGATACAGTAGTGGCAAAGCCCGGAGATACAATATCCCCCGAGCTAGCAGACCTTTTAAGCAAGCTTGGAATGAAGCCCATTGAGAGCAAGCTAAACGTTAAGCTAATCTTCATTGACGGACGAATGGTGAAGCCTGAAGACGTTGAGCTGAGCCCGCAATTATACATTGATAGAATCAAGAGTGCGCACTCCCAGGCCTTCAACTTGTCTGTTAACGCGGCCTTACCGCTCCCAGAAGTGATGAGTATACTTGTAGCTAAGGCTTACAGGGAGGCTTTGTCGGTAGCGGTAGAGGCAGGTATTCCAGACAAAGAAGTCCTACCCT of Thermofilum uzonense contains these proteins:
- a CDS encoding 50S ribosomal protein L1; the protein is MSQVATSAFGNITEAIEKALKASNKKRRFVQSVEMIITLKDVDLKKPENRINTVVALPNPPPKKLSKIVVIASGDTLLKAREAGVDLVIDRDELQKMANEKKTLKKLAKRYDFFLAQTDLMVQVGRVLGKYLGPRGKMPQPLPPNAPIAPIVERLRRSIRIRIREDPVVMCRIGTEDQPVEQLAANAKAVLDEILKKFTINNIKNIYIKLTMGSPVKVEKAGVEK
- a CDS encoding 50S ribosomal protein L10 encodes the protein MSSLAVVSTGRMNPARMRKAKAVEELVEYLKRYKYFMVAGITGLPSSVVKGSRDLLRQKDSVLKVVKNTLFLIALRQAGRYSDEFKQALRGQNAVVFTNSNPFEVLIFLDKQKIMRPARPGDVATSEIVVPAGNTGIPPGPAISLFNKLNIPMRVQEGSIWIAKDTVVAKPGDTISPELADLLSKLGMKPIESKLNVKLIFIDGRMVKPEDVELSPQLYIDRIKSAHSQAFNLSVNAALPLPEVMSILVAKAYREALSVAVEAGIPDKEVLPYAISKAVAEAQALYNLLKSKNPNI